CGATTCTGACTGGTGAGGGGTCCAGGGCTAGGACCCCACCAATCACGCACTCATGGCCTATCCTTTATTCTTTTAGGGGGAACAGGACATTTCCATAAAGACACCCTTCTCTACAAAGCACTCACTTGGTAGCCTTGATGATTTCAGCAGCTGTATGGTTAATGGTCAGTTCACTGGCCATCAACCTCTTCTCCTCCACTTCTGATGCAATGAAAGTCTCACGGTCGCCACTCTCCACCTTGATCAATCTTATTTTCAGCTCCTTTGGTGGTCCCTCGGTGAAGGGTCTCATCTTCAGCAGATCAGAACTTGGTGTACCATGGGAAGTAGGAGTTGGAGCAGAGGCAGGAGCAGAGTGTGAGGAGGACTGGTTGTGATGGCCATCCTCCGCACATCTTCTCCCGCCTTCTGCCTTTCTTCGATCTCCTCCAGATCCTTGTTTTGAAGATTTAGGAGCATCTCTACACTGGCTCTGAAGGTCCAAGTTTCCCAAGATTTGCCTTTCTTTGTCCTTCTGTGAGCGCCTTTCTTTCGATCGCCTGCTTCTGTCCCTCTTAGGCTTTCGATGCCTCCTGTCTTTCTTTCTTCTCTCGTCCTTGCTTCGGGTTGGGGCAGGAAGAGACAGGGTTATCCTCTCCTGAGGCCTCTCGGCTTCCACAGCTTTTACGCCCTCTCCTTGTGATTCTGCTACAGTCGTGGGTGAATCGCTCAGTAAAAGTCGGCCATCACTTTCCACCATTGGCATTTCAGAAGAGGTACTTTCATAGGTGTTCTGGGTCTCTATACATTGTTTGGGCAATTCCCGTTCAGTCTTTTCAATCTCCTTGACGGGTGTCTGCACTTTCGAGATACATTCTCCGGCTGATGCAGTTGGAGTAACATCAGTTTTCTCAGCAGGAGACTTTATCTTAAAAATCTTTCTTAGTTCTCCGTCAAGTGCCTTGCTGGGTCTTGGTGCTGGTTTTATTGTTTCTTGCTTACGTTCCTCTTTTACTTCAGTCATCTCGACATTCCATTGAGGTTCTGGATTCTTCTCGGCCATGTTTTTAGATTCCTCCTTTACACCAGAGGTTTCAAGCTTTCTCCCAGTCACATAGTCTGCCTTCATGGCATCAAAGACAATTTCAGGTTTAACTTTAGTAGTGGAGTCCTGGTTGTCagcaccccaaatgtggtcaagTTTTATTTCAATTGCTATATCGGGTCTTTGTGCTCCTTtctccttctcatccttctccctGGATCGACTGCTCCCAGACCCCATTGTGCCTTCCACCAAAGTTTCACAAGCACGTGCTATATCCTCCAAAATGTCTGTCTCAGTGCGGACACCAGGCCTTGTTGCTGCCACCCCTTCACGTCCTGTTACATGTGAGGTAGACGCGGCTCCAATCTTAGAGTCCCAGGCCCGATGTGAGGTAGATTGGGCAGTGTATGGATCAACATTACGCTTGCTCACTATAGTAGCACCAGTAAAATAGGACGAACCCCCTCCAGTTTTGAGGCTGTGTCCTCCACGGTAGGAATACTTCTGCCCCTCTAGAACACTTGCCAGGGATTTGAGGACGCTATTGCCCCCATGTTGAGCAGGTTTAACGTCACTAACAGCTTCTTGCCCCAGTATTGCTTTTTTAGGTCCATAGTAAGTAAGTATCTCCCCAGATTTGGGTTCTGGTGGCTTGGTACCAGAAacagggtgagctggaccactgAGGTGGGGTGTTGCTCTGGTCTCTGCTGGTGGGCAGgcgggagaggcagaggaattaaAGTCCTCATCACTAGAGCTGCCACGCCTTTCCTCCTTTTCTATTGACTCATCCAGCATCTTCATAATGTCCTCCAGCCCCTCTGGTAAAATCTTTGAgaactctgtggcttcctcaaagGGTTCGGCCAGCTGTCCAGCAGGAAAGTCAAAGAGCTGATTGCATCCGGAGGGTTGTTCTTTCACTTGTTCCTGTTCTTTGCTCTCTGGCACGGCTGGATTTGGACTTAAAGACTTCTGAGTCAAGACTGAAGTGGGTGTTGTAGGTGGAGCAGCTAAACCCAGCACCTGAAGGTTTCCTGAGGTATCTTTGTGGTAGGTTGTATTAGAGGAACAGAACGAGGCATTGTCCTCTTGAGCTGGTGACCTCTTTCCACCTGAATAGCTACCCTCGGACATCGAAAGTCCATGGCTTAAGTGTTTGCCTTTGATGTCCAGCTCTGGAGACTGAGGGCTTTTCTTAATCTCTTGTTCTATTACCTCCTCATTCTTTGGGGCAAATAACCCAGATTTATCCATTTTTTGCAGGCTCTTGAGAACATGATCCAGGTTGGCATCCTGGAAGGCCTCAGACCTCGGCCTGACTTTGCTGGTGGTGATGACCTGAGTTTGATGATCAAAGACGCTGCCCCCTGCTGCGGTATCACAAGGTGAATAGTACCCCTCTTCTTTGACGGTACCAGGACTATCCCCATAAAGAATCTCTTCCAGTTCATCTTCACTCTTCGACTCCTCCTTGACTGGGGCTGGCACCCAGTTTTGCTGGAGCAAAGGGGTGGAAGATGGCTGCGGTTGGAGTGGCGGGCATATAGTTTTCGGTGGGTCTGGCTCTTCTGATGGTGGGCAGACACTGGACGTGGTATCCACTGGGgatggctggaaaaaaaaaaaaaagaacgattAAACAAAAAATTTCTTTTCAAGCTTTATAACGTATGCAAGACTACTGACTTAGAGAAACACTTACAGAGGGCAATTCAGTCCTAGAGGTCTTCTGTGTTGGGATGCGGGATCTTCTCTGGTCATAAGGCACGTGGAGAGGAGGTGGTGCTGGAATGACCTCCGCAGGTGACCTCTGACACCGAGCCTCACTAAGGTCACTTGGAGGACGGGGCGGCTggtgtagtggtggtggtggacgTGGGGGACAGTATGAAGAATAAGTGGGAACATGGGGTGGAATGCGGGGATCCTGCCTCTCACGACGCTCCCCCCAGGGCTCGTGGTTAAGTGGGTTCCAGACATTCGGTTTTGTGGGTGCTTGGTGGTAAACATTGCCGGGACCCCCTGGCGGAGAGTGCAGACTGAGGTTACCCCTTCTTTGCTGGAATGTGAGAGAAGAGAATGACCGTCAATCTCACCGAGAACAATTTTTCCATGTGTTCTACTGCTGGCTCTCTCTCAGCACTGTCCTAACAGACATCTTGTTGTACCCCCTAACATATTAGCTGAGCTTCAACATGGCAATACCTCCTGCTGTACTACTGCAACACGGCAGATGACTGGGGGAAAACCATGGTGAATTgtaaggtaaggtaagaccaGGAGCGGATCCTAAGTATACGGGGGGGATGCATTGGAAAGATTTAGGATTTTTTTCTCTTTCGTGGATCCACTCTTGGTTTTGCCATCAACATACTGAAGCTACTTATCACATCTGCAATGTTGGAATGAGGCCTAAAGACCCATATAACCCGCTCTCACCTGGTCAGGGCTTCCACTCCGTCGTCGTTTCATGGGCTGCTCATCTCCTCCAAGCTGATTATGAGGGGGTGACTGGAGTGCCGGTGGATCAGCACTGGGAACGGGGCGCTTCAATGGCGGGGGTCCTCTTTTGACTCCAAAATGCCTCTTTTGCTGACAATAACAAATAGAGAAATGGTACCAAAAACCTAATAAACCCCCAACTTATTTAAAATCATTTGTGACTCTGGGCTGCTCACCTCATGGTGCATCAGGTCCCACACTTGCTGCAAGCGAGGCAGGGATTTGGGCCGATGGTGGTTCCATAGGTGAGTCTAAcaaacgtaaaaataaataaaagggatGTAAATACAAGAAAGAAGAACAGGAAGAGAAGAGGGGTCGGGAGGGGAGTGCAAATATACTGGAATGTTCCCCAAACTGGCTGTTCCTTCCTTTCCCTCACCTGGAATTGAactgaaaaatgtatattttgttttcatTACCGCAAAGTGTCATGGGTGTATAAGGGAAGTGCAGTGGGGTCAAGCCTATAGTAAGACTTGTGCAACGACTAGCGTGTTATGTAGTACTATTCTATCTCCAATGCGTGGGAAGAACCTGGTTCTCCTAGAGATCAGGGATTGCCCAGGTTTCAGCAGCTCACCCTCTTTAGCAGAGAGAGAACACACGGGGTCCACTAAATTAGGAGAGAAGGGTCCCAATCACCTATTAACTGAATACTCCAATAGGCCATACGATTACTCTAAAACTGGACCTGACAGCAAGTAGAGTAAGCAGAGTCCCATACCTGCTGCAGCCGAGAGATGTGAGCGTTCAGCTCGTAGCCACCATGGAAGCGCGCGGCGGCCTGGTAGCAGCGCACAGCATCCTCCAGTTCCTGCTCGGACTCATAGATCTGACCCAGCTGCTCCCAGATCTGCGGCTGCTTCTCATCGCGCAGGAGGAGCTGGACGCAAGAGTGCACCCGTTCCAACTTCCCGAAGCGATGGCCAGGAGGAGAGCTGAAGGGCAAGAGCACAAAGACAATGAGAGACGGGACAACATCTCTAAATTAACAAATGCTAAGGGTCAGTGGATGAACATAAGGGGCCCGGCTCCCAGGCAATTGTAGTGGGAGATACCAGCAGCTGGACCTCCTTATAAAGGCAGGCTACATAATACAGTATGACAACACAACCCACCCCACCAGCGTACGCCCACACCCAGACACTTACCCGAGAGGGTAATAGGGTTTGCTGGGGTGGCCAATGTTTGTCACATGACTAGACGATAAGTGTGGGGGCAGCTGAGGTTGGTTAAGGTTGGTAGAGCATCTGAGAGCGAGACagaaggagacagaggatgaaGAAGAGTGTGAGGTACACGGCTCTTACTACACGCCAGGTACTGCTGCTGGCATCACATATACGCGGCGGTACATTTTATTACACCGCTGCTGTGACCTTTATATCTAATGTAATATGAACCAATTTCAAGAAAACCTTCCTCACCTGCCCGAAGGGAGCCATGCCCGGGGGTGAGCAGGGTTCCATGTGGAGTTTATTCCACTGATGAAGGGGTCACGGGGAAAGCGGGATCCAAACTGGTCCTGTGAGcgatacatccagactgctggaAGAGCAGAGCGCGTTATATCCAGATGACATGTCACAAGTCAGatcagtacaaaaaataaaaaaggataaaATACATACCGATTCAATCCGTGGGGTTTCACAGGTCGAGGTGCAAGGGCAGCGGAGAGAGCATGATTTCCTCGATCAACAAGAAAGTCTAtggagacaaaaataaaaataaaaatgtaaatggtgTAGCTTCTCACAATCagacactagatggcagtgtgaACCATTCATAATCCTATTGAGATTCCAGGATAGACACTAGGGGGCAGCATACATAGTGTCCTCCAGACTGCATTTTATATTACATAATTTCTAATGCTAAGACAATGTAATATTTCACATAGACCTGGTGACATttactaaacaaaaaaaatacatcctGATATGTATTCAAtttgagtctgctcctcctcctgcagggtgatacatatagaaggagctatgagtctgcccctcctcctgcagggtgatacatatagaaggagctatgagtctgctcctcctcctgcagggtgatacatatagaaggagctatgagtctgctcctcctcctgcagggtgatacatatagacgGAGCTAtaagtctgcccctcctcctgcagggtgatacatatagaaggagctatgagtctgctcctcctcctgcagggtgatacatatagaaggagctatgagtctgcccctcctcctgcagggtgatacatatagaaggagctatgagtctgcccctcctcctgcagggtgatacatatagaagtagctatgagtctgctcctcctcctgcagggtgatacatatagaaggagctatgagtctgcccctcctcctgcagggtgatacatatagaaggagctatgagtcttcccctcctcctgcagggtgatacatatagaaggagctatgagtctgctcctcctcctgcagggtgatacatatagaaggagctatgagtctgctcctcctcctgcagggtgatacatatagaaggagctatgagtctgctcctcctcctgcagggtgatacatatagaaggagctatgagtctgcccctcctcctgcagggtgatacatatagaaggagctatgagtctgctcctcctcctgcagggtgatacatatagaaggagctatgagtatgcccctcctcctgcagggtgatacatatagaaggagctatgagtctgctcctcctcctgcagggtgatacatatagaaggagctatgagtctgctcctcctcctgcagggtgatacatatagaaggagctatgagtctgctcctccccctgcagggtgatacatatagaaggagctatgagtctgctcctcctcctgcagggtgatacatatagaaggagctatgagtctgctcctcctcctgcagggtgatacatatagaaggagctatgagtctgctcctccccctgcagggtgatacatatagaaggagctatgagtctgctcctcctcctgcagggtgatacgtATAGAagaagctatgagtctgctcctcctcctgcagggtgatacatatagaaggagctatgagtctgcccctcctgctgcagggtgatacatatagaaggagctatgagtctgcccctcctcctgcagggtgatacatatagaaggagctatgagtctgctcctcctcctgcagggtgatacatatagaaggagctatgagtctgctcctcctcctgcagggtgatacatatagaaggagctatgagtctgcccctccccctgcagggtgatacatatagaaggagctatgagtctgcccctccccctgcagggtgacaCAGCTGTACAGGGTGTGATGATGACATCTCTCGGCCTACACATGGCTGACTCAGCCCCCGGGTCACACACAGAGATGTTACTCAGAGTACAGACGCCCCCCATGTGTCACCCACCACACACACGTATGATatcatacagggggcacagagaacGCTGCTGAGACTTCAGTGACTGGACATCTGCCTCCCAGTGTGAAGTGAGGGGGAAGACGATGACTACTTCCAGACAGGTACTCAGAAATCAGACACCATGATGAGTAAATACCAGCAGCAGAATGGGACCTTAGGATAAAAGATGTGACTCCTCCCCTCACCCGACCTGCTACATGACTCACCTTAAAGGGGAGCTCCACTTTAAACAATCCCTAACTATTTGAAGGGTCCCTTGACAGTAAACCGATCATGGATCAACCCCAACTGGTAATCAGATGCTCCATAAtttccctacagcgccaccacagggaaaGTGAAGCATTACACAAGTCCAATCAGATAACTGTGAAGACCGCAACTGCATCTCATAGACAGACAAAAGGatggacattccctttaaacctGCCATATCCATGAGAGATAGAAGTCTCATCCTGGAGCTTCTCTGTAAGACCTCCTACAGGATACATAGactgtctgtaaccatggagacactactacaccatgacctgtatatacacacagcccagatccagtatatacactactacaccatgacatgtatatacacacagcccagatccagtatatacactactacaccatgacctgtatatacacacagcccggatccagtatatacactattacaccatgacatgtatatacacacagtccagatccagtatatacactactacaccatgacatgtatacacacacagcccagatccagtatatacactactacaccatgacatgtatatacacacagcccagatccggtatatactactactacaccatgacatgtatatacacacagcccagatccagtatatacactactacaccatgacatgtatatacacacagcccagatccagtatatacactactacaccatgacctgtatatacacacagcccggatccggtatatacactactacaccatgacctgtatatacacacagcccagatccagtatatacactactacaccatgacctgtatatacacacagcccagatccagtatatactactactacaccatgacatgtatatacacacagcccggatccggtatatacactactacaccatgacatgtatatacacacagcccagatccagtatatacactactacaccatgacctgtatatacacacagcccagatccagtatatacactactacaccatgacctgtatatacacacagcccagatccagtatatacactactacaccatgacctgtatatacacacagcccagatccagtatatactactactacaccatgacatgtatatacacacagcccggatccggtatatacactactacaccatgacatgtatatacacacagcccagatccagtatatacactactacaccatgacctgtatatacacacagcacagatccagtatatacacactactacaccatgacatgtatatacacacagcccggatccggtatatacactactacaccatgacatgtatatacagtcTCTGTAAAGTGTTAACAAGAAAACGCCACCTTCCCCTTAATTTCCCCGTATTTTTCCCTCCGCCCACAGACCATGTTTGCCCGGGGCTTCCCCCGTGCGTCACCGCGGTGTCTGTCTCACACAAGCGTTCAGTAAGTTTGAAGGGGAAATAGTTAAGTCAGCCAGAGGGCCGGCGCATGGAATGAATGGGGCCTGGCAGACAAGGGGTTAGGAAAAACAGAGATCACATGACCATTTAACGCCAAAGAAGAGCGACACTATGTGAGAGCGCGTGCCTAATACAACCGTAGGGGGAAAGAGTGAGACACGGCTATGAGACAGAAGACACAGAGAGACAGTCACTAACAGGTAGACTACAAAGATGGCACTAAACTTGTGAGACATAGATGGGAGGCTGATAGACAAAGAGACAGGATCAGAAAACACGAGACAAAGGGAGAGACCGACAATGCGAGTCAGTCTAAAACAAAAAGGACAGTACAAACTCTACAAAGAGATAGATAGCAAGCAAGTACAAGAGACAGTTCAAGTGCGAGACAGCAGGTTAAGTAAGACACAGGATGGAGATGGACAGGTCAGTGATGTAAGACCGCAAGGAATAGTGACACACAATCGTAGAGTAATGAAAACACTGACCCTGGGCACCCGTCACCACACAACCCAACTGTGTGAACAAAGTCAAGATCCCAGCTGTCACTCACCTTAGGGACAAAGAGACAGCTGCCATGGGAGGGTCATGAAAGCACTCTGGTTACCCCTCCTCACACTCCACCTAGACAAGTTGTGTGTGACAGCTCCCGGCAAGAGAAGACAACCAACTTCAGAGCAGCTTGTGTCCCAGCCCCGTCTGTTCCTGTGAGCTCGCTCTTTTGAGTTTGTAGGATGTTCTCTCACGCTCCTCTTCTTCCCCAACAAAGCTCCACCCTCCCTCACCTCCGCCATCAGTCATACAGAGCGGTTTAAAAGGGACACTGCTGATGTCATTGCACCCCCAGAACACACCCACCGTGGGATTCCCTGACTACACACCACTCCCACACCCAACCCACTTCTTATTTAAAGGTGGAACGGACTGTGCTTTAAAAACTTAAGGCACACTGAGTCAACGTCTTACACAAAAAACTGTGTAGACTTAATCCGACCGCGCTCGTCACAATGGCATGCCAAGAATCGAGCAGACAGGCAAGCGTGATAAAAGGCTTGGATCGTTCCGACGTGTAGGAACTATTTGTTTTGGCTTTTCTGAAATGAACTTCTTGAGTGACTCGACCACCCTCCTGGCTCGTCAGAAGTCATGGCATAGATCTTTCGGTCAGGCTGGAAATCGTATGGAATTACTGAGAAGAGTCTTACAATTTTGACTTCCAGATCTGGAATGTGTAACACCACGACTGGCACCAAGATCTATGAATTTGAACCAAGAAATCTTTAAGTGTATGTTGGTCTGTGGTCGTCTGGACATCTAAGGTCACGTTTGGAGGGGTTACAGGGCACTATTCAAGAGGACTCGAAGTCTTGTGGCTTACATCGACAAGATGGTGAGAGGAGGTTCCTGGGATGTACTAAGACATAGGGGGCGTACAGCAACCCTGGTAACCAGAGTGGGCAGGTGTCTGAACGAATGACGAAGACAATGGGGCTTGTGACACGGGAAGGATGTCGCCTCCATAAAAACAGCGTGACAACAGAGGACTTGGGAGTTAGGAGAGGGggaaggaagtgacatcagagaaaCACAGAGGAAGGgacgaggggggagaaagagagagacacACAAAGGAGTACGAGGAAAAGAGAAGAAAGAATGGAGGGGGAGAACGTCGAAAGAGACAGATGTGGGAGGAGAAAGCCACAGAAAGAGAGAAGCGAGCAGAAGATAAAGGGGTGAGAGGAGGGTGTTAAGGACACAGAAAGGCAGGAGATAGGTTGAATTTGGGGAGATGGGACTAGACAAAGACAGAAGGACTGGCACGACTGGAGAAGAGAAACAAGCTTAAGAGACAGGGAAGAGGGTTCAGGGGCTAGAAGAGCTGTGGGGTAACTAAGACAGAGATAGGCTCAAGGCTCAAGTTTGGGAAGTGGGGGCTCAGGGTTGTCTTTCACACGCAGAGATAACCCCAAGATGGACATATCTATTCATAACACATGGCTGAGGCAGACGGATGAGGTCACTGTACAACGCACGTGCCGCAAGGGGCGAGACATTCTGTTCTCCCTTCCATGAGGGCGTTCAGGGGAGACGGCAGTCATGCAGTCGCTACACAACGTCACAACGTTAACCCATCCCGGAGTGGATCACTattcctaaaaataaaaacttggcGGGAATAGGAATAGCTGTGACTATAAATAGTCCAAGATTCTCATCAGACTTAAAAATATCCGAAGGGAAAACCGTGACCAAgtgcagagtttttttttcccgCCCTCATGCGACTGTATAAATATAAATCAGTGAATCTAAAGAGTCaccgattataaaaaaaaaaaaaaaaaaaaaaaaaaaaaaaaaaaaaaaaagggctacgGGGCATCTCTAATAAAAACCCACGCAGTGATGCTCTGTAATCCGGGCGGTTATCAGAACACATAACTTTTTGTGATTTCCAAGAAGCCTGCAGAGCATTCGTGGCTCCTCCGCAAAGCATCTAGCCTTTTTCCCATAACAGCGGTGCACTTCTATCTTCTCAGAAACAAACATTACGAAACACTTCTCCTTTACATTAAAACTTTCACAAGTCTCCGAGAACTGTCGTGCATACGTGTGACATAACTCGGACGCAAAGGTGACAACCTCTTCCTAAATGCTTGTTAAGGTGGAAGCGCTCGCGGAGAACCTCTTCAGATACAGAACCAAACATTTATCATTTTAAGAGCAGAAATGACCACACACTTCTGTAATTTGTGGCAGGACGTACGTAAACCTATAAAACAGTCTCGCTCCTCACTACCGAGAAtccttaaatgttattttattataattcaacataaaaaataaaataaaaaacactagtTACTTATCTCTTTTACAAAAAggctccagttgtgagatattctctttattTCATCATAATGGTGCcacctggtgtttaatctgtatagtaatgggcacgtccacctactgaggtgaTAGCACATGCTTAGTTTTTTCTTTCAACTGTCACCATGTTTAGAagttgtgacagttacagggagagagctgcagcagaaagcacgtggctcccgagctgtgatagggagagagctgcagaagaaaagacacgccccctgagctgtgatagggagacagctgcaggaGAAAGAACAACCCCCTTGAGGAAGGACACACTCCTGTGCTGTCAGCCTGAAGATCATCTAGAAGAGCAATGTGgacatctctggatccatgtgaagtacagggttggttctagctttgttacagaTTGTCACGTACTATATGATGCCcgattttcacttttt
The Bufo gargarizans isolate SCDJY-AF-19 chromosome 2, ASM1485885v1, whole genome shotgun sequence genome window above contains:
- the KDM6B gene encoding lysine-specific demethylase 6B isoform X1; this encodes MYRSQDQFGSRFPRDPFISGINSTWNPAHPRAWLPSGRCSTNLNQPQLPPHLSSSHVTNIGHPSKPYYPLGSPPGHRFGKLERVHSCVQLLLRDEKQPQIWEQLGQIYESEQELEDAVRCYQAAARFHGGYELNAHISRLQQTHLWNHHRPKSLPRLQQVWDLMHHEQKRHFGVKRGPPPLKRPVPSADPPALQSPPHNQLGGDEQPMKRRRSGSPDQQRRGNLSLHSPPGGPGNVYHQAPTKPNVWNPLNHEPWGERRERQDPRIPPHVPTYSSYCPPRPPPPLHQPPRPPSDLSEARCQRSPAEVIPAPPPLHVPYDQRRSRIPTQKTSRTELPSPSPVDTTSSVCPPSEEPDPPKTICPPLQPQPSSTPLLQQNWVPAPVKEESKSEDELEEILYGDSPGTVKEEGYYSPCDTAAGGSVFDHQTQVITTSKVRPRSEAFQDANLDHVLKSLQKMDKSGLFAPKNEEVIEQEIKKSPQSPELDIKGKHLSHGLSMSEGSYSGGKRSPAQEDNASFCSSNTTYHKDTSGNLQVLGLAAPPTTPTSVLTQKSLSPNPAVPESKEQEQVKEQPSGCNQLFDFPAGQLAEPFEEATEFSKILPEGLEDIMKMLDESIEKEERRGSSSDEDFNSSASPACPPAETRATPHLSGPAHPVSGTKPPEPKSGEILTYYGPKKAILGQEAVSDVKPAQHGGNSVLKSLASVLEGQKYSYRGGHSLKTGGGSSYFTGATIVSKRNVDPYTAQSTSHRAWDSKIGAASTSHVTGREGVAATRPGVRTETDILEDIARACETLVEGTMGSGSSRSREKDEKEKGAQRPDIAIEIKLDHIWGADNQDSTTKVKPEIVFDAMKADYVTGRKLETSGVKEESKNMAEKNPEPQWNVEMTEVKEERKQETIKPAPRPSKALDGELRKIFKIKSPAEKTDVTPTASAGECISKVQTPVKEIEKTERELPKQCIETQNTYESTSSEMPMVESDGRLLLSDSPTTVAESQGEGVKAVEAERPQERITLSLPAPTRSKDERRKKDRRHRKPKRDRSRRSKERRSQKDKERQILGNLDLQSQCRDAPKSSKQGSGGDRRKAEGGRRCAEDGHHNQSSSHSAPASAPTPTSHGTPSSDLLKMRPFTEGPPKELKIRLIKVESGDRETFIASEVEEKRLMASELTINHTAAEIIKATKNMVLKGKYKESYVLPSMSVKPPVGTERNLPREKLNPPTPSIYLESKRDAFSPVLLQFCTDPKNPITVIRGLAGSLRLNLGLFSTKTLVEANSEHTVEVRTQVQQPSDENWDPSGTRQVWHCESSRSHTTIAKYAQYQASSFQESLQEDKDSDDEPNEPNEPDSTTENPPPSTNTEHKTPHIIKFGTNIDLSDPKRWKPQLQELLKLPSFMRVTSNANMLSHVGHTILGMNTVQLYMKVPGSRTPGHQENNNFCSVNINIGPGDCEWFAVHENYWEKISAFCDRHNLDYLTGSWWPVLEDLYRADIPVYRFVQRPGDLVWINAGTVHWVQATGWCNNIAWNVGPLTPYQYQLALERFEWNEVKNVKSIVPMIHVSWNVARTVKITDQDLYRMIKYCLLQSVKRCQIQRDRLIRSGKKIAYQARVKDEPAYYCNECDVEVFNILFVTSESGGKNSYLVHCESCARSSSISSSNVVILEQYRVEELMQMYDAFHLAPPPSTR
- the KDM6B gene encoding lysine-specific demethylase 6B isoform X2, with amino-acid sequence MYRSQDQFGSRFPRDPFISGINSTWNPAHPRAWLPSGSSPPGHRFGKLERVHSCVQLLLRDEKQPQIWEQLGQIYESEQELEDAVRCYQAAARFHGGYELNAHISRLQQTHLWNHHRPKSLPRLQQVWDLMHHEQKRHFGVKRGPPPLKRPVPSADPPALQSPPHNQLGGDEQPMKRRRSGSPDQQRRGNLSLHSPPGGPGNVYHQAPTKPNVWNPLNHEPWGERRERQDPRIPPHVPTYSSYCPPRPPPPLHQPPRPPSDLSEARCQRSPAEVIPAPPPLHVPYDQRRSRIPTQKTSRTELPSPSPVDTTSSVCPPSEEPDPPKTICPPLQPQPSSTPLLQQNWVPAPVKEESKSEDELEEILYGDSPGTVKEEGYYSPCDTAAGGSVFDHQTQVITTSKVRPRSEAFQDANLDHVLKSLQKMDKSGLFAPKNEEVIEQEIKKSPQSPELDIKGKHLSHGLSMSEGSYSGGKRSPAQEDNASFCSSNTTYHKDTSGNLQVLGLAAPPTTPTSVLTQKSLSPNPAVPESKEQEQVKEQPSGCNQLFDFPAGQLAEPFEEATEFSKILPEGLEDIMKMLDESIEKEERRGSSSDEDFNSSASPACPPAETRATPHLSGPAHPVSGTKPPEPKSGEILTYYGPKKAILGQEAVSDVKPAQHGGNSVLKSLASVLEGQKYSYRGGHSLKTGGGSSYFTGATIVSKRNVDPYTAQSTSHRAWDSKIGAASTSHVTGREGVAATRPGVRTETDILEDIARACETLVEGTMGSGSSRSREKDEKEKGAQRPDIAIEIKLDHIWGADNQDSTTKVKPEIVFDAMKADYVTGRKLETSGVKEESKNMAEKNPEPQWNVEMTEVKEERKQETIKPAPRPSKALDGELRKIFKIKSPAEKTDVTPTASAGECISKVQTPVKEIEKTERELPKQCIETQNTYESTSSEMPMVESDGRLLLSDSPTTVAESQGEGVKAVEAERPQERITLSLPAPTRSKDERRKKDRRHRKPKRDRSRRSKERRSQKDKERQILGNLDLQSQCRDAPKSSKQGSGGDRRKAEGGRRCAEDGHHNQSSSHSAPASAPTPTSHGTPSSDLLKMRPFTEGPPKELKIRLIKVESGDRETFIASEVEEKRLMASELTINHTAAEIIKATKNMVLKGKYKESYVLPSMSVKPPVGTERNLPREKLNPPTPSIYLESKRDAFSPVLLQFCTDPKNPITVIRGLAGSLRLNLGLFSTKTLVEANSEHTVEVRTQVQQPSDENWDPSGTRQVWHCESSRSHTTIAKYAQYQASSFQESLQEDKDSDDEPNEPNEPDSTTENPPPSTNTEHKTPHIIKFGTNIDLSDPKRWKPQLQELLKLPSFMRVTSNANMLSHVGHTILGMNTVQLYMKVPGSRTPGHQENNNFCSVNINIGPGDCEWFAVHENYWEKISAFCDRHNLDYLTGSWWPVLEDLYRADIPVYRFVQRPGDLVWINAGTVHWVQATGWCNNIAWNVGPLTPYQYQLALERFEWNEVKNVKSIVPMIHVSWNVARTVKITDQDLYRMIKYCLLQSVKRCQIQRDRLIRSGKKIAYQARVKDEPAYYCNECDVEVFNILFVTSESGGKNSYLVHCESCARSSSISSSNVVILEQYRVEELMQMYDAFHLAPPPSTR